The stretch of DNA AAAAATCTTTTCGGCAACTTTAAAAACCAGCGTATCATTATCGAAAGGAAACCCTTCACTTGTATACGGCTTCGATAGGCAATAGCCCCTAAGGTCATCTATATCCATGGTAACTTTATAATCCGGGGTAAAAGGCGTCAGGAATATACTCCAATTCCATCTTTCCTGTAACCGGCTCAATAACAATTGAAACAATATCAAACTGAACTTCCTCGAGTAACTTGTGCTTTACAATAAAGGCATCAGCGGCCTCAACAATATTCTTTTGTTTGCGCCGGTTTACGGCTTCTTTTGGCTCTTCATGGT from Williamwhitmania taraxaci encodes:
- a CDS encoding YraN family protein, whose protein sequence is MDARFELGKVGEAKALEFLVANHFEILETNWLHGHKELDIVARKDGLIHVVEVKTRASAYHEEPKEAVNRRKQKNIVEAADAFIVKHKLLEEVQFDIVSIVIEPVTGKMELEYIPDAFYPGL